The stretch of DNA ATCCCATTTATTAAATAAAACAAGGGTTGAGATGGGTATTTCTGAAGTACTTCGCTACTTTTTTCTTTAGCTAAATCGTACTTCTGTAAATCTATATATAGTAACAATACATTTCGTAAAACACCAAAGTTATTTGGTTCTAACTTTAATGCCGCCTCAAAATACTCTAAAGCCTTTTCTTTATTCTTTTTCGTTAAATAGTATTGTCCTAACTCGATAAGTGTTTTACTGTTATTATTGTTACCAACCATGGCCGTAGCCTCCACCAAATCTGCCTCATATTGTGGGTTATTCCCAACAAACGTTACAAAATCCGTTAACACTTTAAGTTTCGCCTCTGGTTTTATTTCATTGCTTTTAACAACAATTTTCATAGATTCAATAGCTTTTTCGGCATCGTTATCATCTAAATAAAATTTGTATAGTGCTAAATGAACTAATTGTGAATTCGGATTCATTTTTAACAGTTCTTTAGCTGTCTCGAAAGCCTTCGCTTTTTCATTGTTTTCGCTGTAGCGGAAAATTAAAGCTAAGTAATTAGATTCTTTTTTAGGGCGGCTCTCTATACGTTCTTCAAGGTTTTTTATTTGATCTTTTTTTCTTCCCGTTTCTTCATAAATTCGATTACGCATCCTATCCCGAGACACTGAAATCCCAAATTTTGAATCTAATTCATCTAAAAGTTTTAAAGCATCATCATATTTTTTAGATCTGAGATAAAGCGATGCCAAATCTTCTTTATAATCTGGGTGATATTTAACAAGCTGCTTGACTGTTTTTATGGCTTTATCATAATCATATTGCGATACATAAAACCCATACAATTCATCTAAAAACCACTCATTATCTGGTTCTTTACTAATAGCTTTTTTTAATGCTTCTTCCGCGGCCCCAAAGTTTTTAAGTTTTTTATGATTTTTACCTAACTCAAAATACAAAACGGGTACAGAACTATCTAATTCTATACATTTTAAAAGTGATTCAATAGATCTATCATAATTCTCAATACCCTTTTGTTTTAAAGCTTCATAGAATAGTTCCTGAAACTTATCTTCTACATCCCCTAAATCATCATCTGGCTTTTTATTAAAATCTACTTGCGCATAGTTAATCTGTGGAAAAATTAACATTCCAAAAAGAACAAATAATATGTAGATTTTATTTTTCATACAATGTCTTCGTAAGCAGGTATCTTAATTTATTATATATGATGTCTCATGTTCGACATAACGAATAGTCTTCAAATAGTATTCCAAAACTCATTTAATGAGATTCCTGCTTTCGCAGGAATTATTCTAATACTGAATAATCTCCAATACTTACAGATGTATAATTACCATCATATTTAACATGATTACCAATCATAGCATCATCTAAATTAGCATTTTTAATTGTGGTATTTGTTTGAATTAAGCTATTCTTAACACTTGAATTCTCAATCATACTGTTACTCCCTATAGATACGTAAGGCCCTATCGTACTGTCTTTAAGAATAACATTTTCGCCAATAAAACAGGGCTCTATAATGGTCGAGTTATCCAATTTTGTCGATGGCGATACTAATTGCTCCTGATTATCTGCTTTTAAAAAGCCTAACATTCTTTGATTCGTCTCAATGGTTATAGCTTTATTGCCACAATCCATCCATTCATCAACGGTTCCTGTTTTAAAAACTTTCCCTTCGGCCATCATACGTTTAATGCCATCATTAATTTGGTATTCTCCTCCATTCATAACATTTTCATCCAGTATCTCTTGTAACTTTTCTTTTAAAATAGCCACGTCTTTAAAATAATAAATTCCAATGACTGCCTGATCGCTCACAAAGGTTTCTGGTTTTTCAACTAACTCAACTATCTCACTATGGCCATTTAATTTAACAACGCCATAAGCTTCAGGGTTTTTTACCTGTTTGGTCCAAATAACACTGTCTGCAGTCACATCTAAATCAAATTCAGCTCTAATTAGTGTATCTGCATATGCAATAACTGCAGGTCCAGACAATGATGGTTTTGCACACATAATGGCGTGGCCGGTACCTAACGGTTGATCTTGACGATAAATAGAAGCTTTAGCTCCTAAACTTTTTGCTAAATCTTGTAAACTTGAAACCACATCATCACCAAACCAAGCTGGATCACCTAAAACAAAAGCTATTTCTTCTATAGGTTGTTTTAAAACTTTGGCTATATCTTTTACTAATCTATGAACAATGGGTTGCCCCG from Flavivirga spongiicola encodes:
- a CDS encoding sugar phosphate nucleotidyltransferase — encoded protein: MKIIVPMAGRGSRLRPHSLTIPKPLIPVAGQPIVHRLVKDIAKVLKQPIEEIAFVLGDPAWFGDDVVSSLQDLAKSLGAKASIYRQDQPLGTGHAIMCAKPSLSGPAVIAYADTLIRAEFDLDVTADSVIWTKQVKNPEAYGVVKLNGHSEIVELVEKPETFVSDQAVIGIYYFKDVAILKEKLQEILDENVMNGGEYQINDGIKRMMAEGKVFKTGTVDEWMDCGNKAITIETNQRMLGFLKADNQEQLVSPSTKLDNSTIIEPCFIGENVILKDSTIGPYVSIGSNSMIENSSVKNSLIQTNTTIKNANLDDAMIGNHVKYDGNYTSVSIGDYSVLE
- a CDS encoding tetratricopeptide repeat protein produces the protein MKNKIYILFVLFGMLIFPQINYAQVDFNKKPDDDLGDVEDKFQELFYEALKQKGIENYDRSIESLLKCIELDSSVPVLYFELGKNHKKLKNFGAAEEALKKAISKEPDNEWFLDELYGFYVSQYDYDKAIKTVKQLVKYHPDYKEDLASLYLRSKKYDDALKLLDELDSKFGISVSRDRMRNRIYEETGRKKDQIKNLEERIESRPKKESNYLALIFRYSENNEKAKAFETAKELLKMNPNSQLVHLALYKFYLDDNDAEKAIESMKIVVKSNEIKPEAKLKVLTDFVTFVGNNPQYEADLVEATAMVGNNNNSKTLIELGQYYLTKKNKEKALEYFEAALKLEPNNFGVLRNVLLLYIDLQKYDLAKEKSSEVLQKYPSQPLFYLINGIALNQLNQPKKAVEALETGLDYIIDDTKMEIDFYNQLSKAHTLLNNTAKAKTFSDKVKQLESSN